TCTTAATTTCAGGTCTGTCTACGTGGTTCTCCAACGTATCCTCTTCTGCCCAGCTGTCATATATCACCGTGCCCTGTTTGTTAATTAGTGTAAACCTTATGTTATATTCTGAAGCGCTTAATATTTCCGCTGCCGATTTTCTTATTGAGCCTTCATCTTTCCACTTTGCACTGTCAGAGGATAGTTTAACTATTGTTTTAAGTTGGTTTTCAGCATCTTTTACATAAAATTCATGGTGAATCAAAGTTGTAAAAACAAAAGCCATTGCTGAAGCTGAGATAGATAGAAGCATTATAATTAGAAACAGTCGTTTTTTCATTCGGTAACCGTCTCCTCAAATTTATATCCTACGCCTCTCACCGTAATTATAAAATTACTGCATCCTGCAACATCAAGCTTCTGCCTTATTGTTTTAACATGCATATCCACAGTTCTTGTCTCGCCTTCATAATCATATCCCCAGACTTCCTGAAGAATCCTATCTCTTGACAAAACAATTCCTCTGTTGAGCATTAGATAATGAAGAAGTTCAAACTCTTTGTATGTCAGAGTTATGGGATTATCGTTGTAGCTTAGTGTCCGCTTGTTATAATCTAAGACAAGCCCATTGTATTCCGATACTAAGTCTTCATTATCTTTTTTTCCCGAGCGTCTTAAGACGGCTTTGACGCGCGCTAAAAGCTCAAGAATTCCAAAAGGCTTTGTTATAAAGTCGTCAGCTCCTGACTCCAACCCTTTTACCTTATCAAGCTCCATAGATTTAGCCGTAATTATTATAACAGGAATATGACTGTAATTTGCGTCTTTTTTCAAGTCATTCAATATAGTCATACCATCTGTTTTAGGCAGCATAAGGTCGAGCAATATTAAATCAGGAGTCTTTTTTTTCATTTGGGCATAAAAGCTTCCCGCTTCTTCAAAGCCTATTATCTCAAAATCTGCCGTTTTTAAAGCCAGTGTAATTAATTCTCTTATTCCCGCGTCATCTTCGACGCAATATACAAGCCTCATATTACTCTCCTATCTTGTCTTGTGTTCGCCTGTTATTGAAAATATAACCCATTCGGCAATATTTTCTGCATGGTCCCCAATTCTTTCGAAATATTTCGCTATCATCAGAAGATCAAGAGCCTGTTCTCCATTTTCTTCTTTTTCCTGAATCTTTTCAATTAGTTCCTTCTTAATAATTCGGAACAATTCATCTACTTTATCATCTTCCCTGCAAACTTCAAGTGCCAGCTCTTTATCCTTGCCTACAAATGCATCGACACTTTTTTTTACCATTCCTATGGTTGCATCAGCCATCTGCGGAATGTGAACGAGGTCTTTTATAAACTTCTGATTTACCATGAATCCGGATATTTCAGCTATGTCTTCCGCATTGTCTCCGATTCTTTCCATATCTGTTATCATTTTTAAAGCTGTACCTATGATTCTTAAATCAGATGCCACCGGCTGCTGTTGAAGCAGCAATTTTAAACAATGGCTCTCAATAGTCTTTTCCATTTCATCTATTTCTACTTCTAGTTCTTTTACTTTTTTTATCTGCTCTAAATCTTGGTGCATAAGCGCTTTTGCGCTTGCTTCAATAGAAGTTTCAATAAGACTTCCCATTTTTATAAGCTCAAGATTTAGTTTTTCAAGTTCTGCATCAAATCTGTTTCTCATATTAACCTCCTTTAGCCAAATCTTCCTGTTATATAATCTTCTGTTTTTTTGTTTTTAGGCATAGAAAACAGTTTTTCCGTTTTATCAAACTCGACAACCTCACCATGCAGAAAAAATCCCGTCTTATCCGATATTCTGGTTGCCTGTTGCATATTATGTGTTACTATAATTATAGTATAATTTTTCTTAATATCAACTAATAAATCTTCTATTTTCATTGTCGAAATCGGATCCAAGGCCGAAGTAGGTTCATCAAGCAAAATAACCTCAGGATTTACCGAAAAAGCCCTGGCAATGCACAGCCTTTGCTGCTGCCCTCCGGAAAGGCCCAATGCATTTTTCTTTAATCTGTCCTTAACCTCATCCCACATTGCAGCCGAACGAAGGCTTTCTTCAACTATATCATCAAGCTTCGACTTTGACTTTACCCCATGTGTTTTAGGTCCATATGCTACATTTTCATAAATGCTCATTGGAAAAGGATTAGGCTTTTGAAAAACCATACCGACTCTCTTCCTTAGTATAGTCGGATCCATGCTCTTATAAATATCTACACCATCCAAGCTCATTTTTCCTGTAATTTTAACTCCTTCAATTAAATCATTCATTCTGTTTAATGATTTTAAAAGAGTTGATTTACCGCATCCCGAAGGACCTATAAACGCAGTTATTTCATTTTCAAGAACTTGCATATTTATATTTTTAAGAGCATGAAAATCTCCGTAGTATAAATCTACATTTTCTATTTTAATCTTGCTTTTACTTGCCATTACTCATCCTCCCTATTTTTCCCGCAAGTTTTGTCGTTGCGTAATTAACCATAAACACTATCAATATTAGAATTGCTCCAGTTGCAAAAGCCATATCTTTAGAATGCGGAAGCCCATCACTTGCAAGCATATACATGTGAATTGAAAGAGTTCGCTGGGATGCAAATAAATCAAATGTAGGATTTTTGAATATATTCGTACCGCTCGTAAAAATCAGCGCCGCAGTTTCTCCGACAATACGCCCTATTGCCAATATTACACCGGATAATATTCCGGGCATCGCAGCAGGCAATACAATTTTGAATACTGTTCTAAGCCTTGATGCTCCTAATCCGAGACTTCCTTCTCTGTACGTATCCGGAACAGATTTAATAGCTTCCTCCGATGAACTTATTATGACAGGGAGTATCATTATAGATACAGTGCATATTCCAGACAGAACAGATGCTCTGAATCCAAGCAGATTTACAAATAAAATCATGCCAAACAAACCATAGACTATTGATGGAATACCGGCAAGTGTATCTACTGCAACCCTGATAACCTTGACCACCTTGTTTCCTCTTTTTGAATATTCCGTAAGATATATTGCGCAGAAAACTCCCATGGGAACAGCAATCACCAGCGATATGATAATCATTTCCATTGTTGTTACTATTGACGAAAATGCAGAAAGCGATTCGGAATTATATTCTCCGAATAAAAATTCCATAGTAATATTTGGAATCCCTCTCAGAAGAATAAATAAAAGTATATAAATTAATATTCCTACAGTCAGAATTCCACAAAACCAAACCATTGCTTTCATAATCATTGATGCTATTTTTCTTTTCTTTAGATATTTCTCAGCTTTAATTTTTTCTTTCATAGTCCCACCTAATTTCTAACAGATTTTGATTTTATAAGGGCCAGTGCCGTGTTTAGAATTATTATAAATACGAACAGCACAACACCTGTAGCTATCAGTGAAGATTCGTGGAGACCTGAAGCATAACTCATTTCAGTAACTATGTTTGTTGTAAGAGTTCTTATTGGTTTTAATAATTCGATTTTATCTAATGGCATAACTGCATTTCCTGCAACCATTACAACCGCCATAGTTTCTCCGACAGCCCTTCCTATTCCCAGAATTATGGATGTTAGTATCCCTGATTTTGCTGCCGGAACCACAACCTTAAAGACAGTTTCTTCCTTTGTAGCACCAAGTCCCAATGCCCCCTCCTTATAACTATAAGGAACAGCCTTTATGGAAGATTCACTTATTGATATTATTGTAGGGAGTATCATTATGCCCAAAATAATTGAAGAGGACATTATGCTGAATCCGTTTCCTCCAAAGTATTCTCTGACGTATGGTACAACAATCTGCATTCCGAAAAATCCATATATTATTGATGGTATCCCTGCCAGCAGGTTAACTGCAGGCTTTACTATTTTATAAACCTTCGGCGGACAAAATTCAGCCATGAAAACCGCGCACATCAGGCCTATCGGTACGCCTATAACTATTGCTCCTGCCGTAACATATAAACTGCCGACAATCATTGATAGTATACCGTAAGAAGCCGGAGTATTTGTAGGACCCCACTTTTCATTTAATATAAAGTCCACAAATCCTATCTCAGCTATCGCAGGTATTCCTCTTAGTAAAAGGAAAAGACAGATGGCTATTACCGCAATAACCGAAACCAGTGCAGACAAAAAGAATACTGCCTGCATTAAGTTTTCTTTAATTCTATATGATGCCATTGTCACTGATGGTTCATTTTTATGCATTTATTTCTTTCTCCTTTAATTCATTTATACTGTCCATAATATAATCTTCAAAAGTAAAAAAACATGCTCTGCAATGTAAAAAATATGTAAAATTTTATATAAACTTTACATATTTTTTGTACTTTTTATATTTAATTTAACAGCAAACAACTAAATTTCTATTGTTTCCTTTAGCGCAGTATAAATTTTTATCTGCTAAATTCAAAACATCTATAAAAGATAAATCTTTCTCTTTATATTCATGAACTCCCAAACTGATGGTTACCGAAACAACTATGCCTTTTCCCAATTCAAATACCTTGTTTTCAACCGCATACCTTATTCGTTCTGCTACATCAACTGCTTCAGGCTCTCCCAGCCCGGGACATATGAGAAGAAACTCATCTCCGCCGTACCTCCCTATATAATCTGTATTTCTAATACAGCTGGAAATAACTCTCGCAACCATAGCAAGAACACTATCACCCACAACATGTCCATACGTATCATTTACTGATTTGAAATTATCTATGTCAATCATTGTTACACTGAAACCTAAATTGCTATCTTTATATTTATCAAAAATAATTTCACCAAGCCTTATAATCTCAAATTTAGATAAAAAACTGGTCAGATTGTCATAGGTAGCTAAGTCTTCTATTTTTTTATATGAAATAGCATTCTCTATAGCTATTGCGGAATAATTTGCGAGTATTTTAAGCGTGTGCAAATCATTTCTGTCATACGCGTTATGTTCCTTGCTTTGAGCAGTCATCACGCCTACAACTTTATCGTTAATAATCATTGGTGTATATATGAGAGAATTCATATACGACTTCCCGTTTTCATATGTTTTTCCAACATCTATAGGTTCATTATTAATATACTGATTGTACTCTTTATCTAAATTTCCTATTATAATATCTTTCTTATTTTTTACACAATAATATCCAAAAAAATTATATGCAGATTCCTTGTAGCTCACAACTTCCTTAATTTCAAATCCTTCGCCAGCAAAATAATATGTAGCTTTATCCTTTTCATTATCATATACAACTATGCCAAAGTAGTCAGCCTCAAGCAACTTATTTATTTCTTCATTAATTATGTCAACTATTGATTTAATATTTAAATTAGAAATTATCTTTTGGCCTATTGTAGACAAAAGTTCTGTCTTTCCATAAAGTGATTTATACTGATCTGCTTCTCTCTTGGTATGTTTAAAATTCATTTTTGCCATTAACTGATTCTGTTCATAATCGTACATCTTATCATCAACCAATATATAATTCTCCAAGCATTCCAATGCTTTATCCAACATTCCGGATTCCTTGTATATTCCGTAAAGAATATTGTAGGATTCTCTCAGAAGTACATTAAGTTCCTTAGAACGGCATATTTCTATTACCTCGTTCAAAAGATATATCGCCTTCTGCTTCCTTCCCACCAGTACATTCAGCTTTGACCATTCAACCATTGAGCTGTATTTTTCATAAACAAAATTATTATCTACAGCGAAATCATATGATTTCTTGAATGACTTTTCTGCCATATCATATAAATTAAGTTTCACGTATGCCATTGCCGTTAACTTATATATTTCGCACATATCAGTAATTAATTTAATATCGCTCTCTATTTTCAGAGATTTTTCTATATATGAAAGGGCCTTGCTTGATTCTCCGATATTGATTTCTATCTCGGCCATGGCTAGATTACACGAAATTTGGTGAGTGCTGCTCAATTCATAATCCATTATCTCAAGACTGTGAAAAATTTCCCTGCCTTTTTCGAAATATTTCATCTCAATGTAATTTATGCCTGTGTTTATAAGAAGTATCACCAGTGCGTCCTTGTTATCCATTTCTTCACAAAGTGAAATACCTTTAAGTCCCCATTCATTTGCAAGTTTAAATTGACCAATTTGACAGTAAACGTTTGTCAGCCCATTGCAAGCATATATCAAACCGTCTTTATTTTTTATCCTTTCAAATACATCATATGAAGTCAAAAAACATTCTGTAGACTTATTATAATTGGATTTGTCAAAATTATACCAGCCTAAAAAATAATAAGCCCATGCATTTACACTATTAAGATTATGTTCTTTCGAAAATTTAAGCAACCCTTCAATTATTTCCTTCATGAAATAATTATTATGTCTTGCAGATAAAAGGTTGCGAAAAAAGTCAATATTATTCTCATTTTCTTTGAGTTTATTCAGTTCATCTTCATACTTTCGCCGAAAGTTCATACTTCCACTCCTAGCACATCAATGAGCAATATGTATTTATATGTATATATATGATATAATGATTTTATCATAATGTCAAACGAAACGATATTACTAATCAAAAATTTATAAGAAAAAAACAGCCCTGAAGATTTACTGCAGGGCTATTAATTGCTTTTTATTATGCATTCATTCCATGAGTATTTTGATAGCTTTGTACATACTCTTCAAGCTCTCTAGGTGATTTTTTATACTTCATAGGTTTTACATATTGCTCAGAAGTAGGATCTTCTTCCAATGTCATTATTGTAATTCCCAAGAATGCAAATGTAACTGATATAATCGGACTTAAAATATTAAAGAATGCGTATGGAATATAACTTATCGTAGGCACGCCAAGGAATGTTGACATTGTTGCGCCGCATGTATTCCACGGAATAAGAGCCGATGTAACCGTACCTGAATCTTCAAGTATACGAGATAGGTTTCTCGGAGACAACCCTCTTTCCCTATAAGTATTTCTATACATTTTACCAGGAAGAGCTATAGCTAAGTACTGGTCCCCGCAAAGGAAGTTTACAAACAAACACGTAATTGCAGTAACAAGAACCAGTGAACCGGTACTTTTTGCAAGAAGCAGCAGCTTGTTTGCTATTGCAGCCATCATGCCTGATTTTTCTAGTATTCCACCGAATGTCAGCGCACACATAATTAACGAAATAGTCCACATCATGTTCTGCATACCGCCGTTTGTCAAAAGTTCGTCAACAACAGCATGGCCTGTTTCAGAAACTGTTCCATAGCCTGCTATATCTAAAATGTAACCTAAGTCTCCGCCTTGGAACGCAGTACAGATTGCACCCAAAACACATCCGATTATAAGTCCAGGAAGTGCCGGAACCCTCATAGCAACAAGAACAATAACTATAACAGGAACAAGCAGCAACAGCGGATTAATGATGTATACTTCAGATATTGCATTCAGTATACCGTTGATTTCAGTTGTATCAAGAACTGCACCTCTGTACTGAAGTCCTATAAATATAAAAATTACTAAAGTTATTGCGTATGATACCGATGTTGTGTAAAGCATATGCTTAATGTGGTCAAATAGCTCAGCACCTGCCATTCCAGGGGCAAGATTCGTAGTATCGGATAACGGCGAAATTTTATCGCCAAAATATGCTCCGGATATTATCGCACCCGCTGCTAAAGGGACTGAAATACCAAGTCCTTGCGCAACACCTATAAGAGCAACACCAACCGTTCCGGCTGTTGTCCACGAGCTTCCTGTAGCCAGAGAAACAACACTGCAGAGCAATACTGATGCCGCCAGGAAAAACGTCGGAGACAATATCTGCAGCCCGTAATAAATCATTGTAGGTACAATACCTCCTCCTATCCACGTACCGATAAGAACACCTATTATTGCAAGTATTAAAATTGCCTGCATTGTTCCACTTATTGAATTAACAATGCCTTCTTCAATCTCTTTCCAAGTAAAACCAAGTCCATATACTGCTATCAGCGTTGCTATAGCAGAGCCCATTACAAGCGGAATATGAACGTCTGCGCCATACTTAAAGATGCCCACCCCAATTAGTGCCACTGTTATGACTACCGGTATGATAGAAATTCCTAAAGTCGCTTCCTTCTTTTGTTTTGGAACTTTACTCATAGTTATCCTCCAATATTATTTGTTTGTGTGCAGCATGTATTAATATAAGGATGATAAATGATAACCCCACAAATCTAAGACAAACCCTAAAAAAACCCATTACTAACCTTATACTCTCTACAATACACACCTTTTTGCATAAAACGCTTTCACAACATACAATTTTTATGCGTGAATTCGATTTCCTGCATTATAATAGTAGCACATGAACAGGCATTTGTAAACAGAAATTTGTTAACTAATTGTTACTTATTAGCTAATTTTATAATTTTTCAATGTATAATACAAATTATTACAAGAAAAAACCAGGGCTGGAGGCTCTGGTTTCCAAAAATTAATATTTATTAAAAAATGTTATTTTTATACTCTATATATAAGGCTCGTATTTCAGTCATTTTTTCATTCATTTGTTTCTGAAGATCTGAAGAGGAATCATAATCGCCCTCGTTCAATGCATTCTTTATCTTAGTAAAAATACACTTTTTCGACATACTATCCTTCATAAGCTTTGTTTTTAAATAAACTATTCTTTCCCAGTTTACAACATCAAGGTCAGTTGCATGGTCGTGTTCGTTATGAAGCTTTACAAATGTTTTTAAGAGCATTATATTATCGTGAATTATTCTACCTCTAAGCTCATTTTTCCACTTCTGGAGAGTAGACTCTTTAAATGAATTAATTAACTCATCTGTAAATACATCTCCTGATTTCAATACCTGCTCTTTGAGACTGTTTGATTTAAAACCGCTTAAATTCTCCCATACTGTAGCAGGAGCAGTTCCATAAAGCTTGTTGCGTTCTTCTTCTGTGTACTTTTCAAATACGTCTTTTTCGCTCCTATACTCTCTGAATTTTTCGAGGTATACCGCATCTTCTCCGTATTTTTTGGAAATTTCTTTTTCCAGTTCTTCGCAGCTTAATCCTGCATCTGTAACTTTAATTATTCCGTCCAGCATAGCTTGATAAGCTGCAGCAATTACAAGATACGTATTGGTATATGGATTCGGCGAACGCAGTTCAAATCTTATAGCTCCAGGATTGTTTATATCTCTTATGACACCAACGAGTACGGATCTGTTTCTTGACGGTTGCTCTTTAGTTCCGCCTAATGAGGTTACTATGCACACAGGCGCTTCAAATCCAGGTTTCAACCTGTTAAAAGCATCATTTGTAGCAGTTACTATAGGATTGATTACTTCATAATTTTTCAATACACCCATTAATGAACCGTAGCCTATTTCGCTCAGATAATCTTTTCTGATATCCTTCGGTGCAAACAGGTTTATTCTTTTCCCGCTCTTTAGCTTAACCGCAACACCAAGGTGCGTATGCTCCCCGTTTCCGGCAACGCCTTCTATGGGTTTTGCCTTAAACAAAACTTCTAAACCATGGTGTCTGAATTGATCTTCAATCAACTCTCTTATAAATATTTCATTGTCAGCAGTCTGCAGAGATTCCGAAAATCTCCAATCTATTTCCAGCTGCTCCATAACATGGGTAATTCTTCCCTTTGCATCAATCCTGTTTGGAATTCCACCCACTTCTTTATGAGCCATTTCAGGTTTTAAATCGTAGCGCTCAAGCATTTCCATTATTTTTTCAATCACTGTCCTCACAGTGCCCATGGTTCTTTTCCAGTATTGTTCTTTCAGCACCTGTGATGTATGAAGCTCTTCAAAATCAGCGCTTTGCTCAGGCGTCTTAACCCACATTTCAAGCTCAGTGGCTGACGTCAAAAGCACATCTTCGATATCTTCATATTCAAATCCAAAACTTTCGGGAATTCTTGAATTTTTCTTTAATACTTCCAATATTTGAGTTTTAAAATAATTTGTTGCTCTTTTCAAAATTGATCTGGAGCAAACCTGTTTTCCGCCGTGTATTATAAAAGAAGGAATCTTTAAAGTCCCTACCGGAAGCCCGTTTTCATCATTGTAATGTTCATAATTGTAATCAACAAACCAGTTACAGTCCAAGTCAGGCAGTATGTCAACTCTTGCATCATTTAAATCTGCGATACCCTGAAGCTCAACGCTTGATCCGTCTGTCTGAATTCCAAATTTCAGCATTTCCTTCATATCTTTTATGAAAAGCTTAACAGGTATTTTCTCATCTGTTCCGTTGCCGCCTATATCAACGCCCATAAACGACACAAACTGTATTTCCGGATGCTCTTCAAGTACTTTTGTGAGTTCCGGTATTTCATGATTTTCGGGCTTAATTATATAAATCATAAAAATATATTTCCTCCTTGTTTTTTATAAGGTATTTTAGCACACGAAATTTCATAATGCAACAAAATTGTATGTTATATATACGAAATATTTATCTTTTTTATATAGTAAAGTTCGTGTTATTGCTTTTTACCTACATATGTTTATCAACTCGCAGGGCTCATATATCAAGTATTCCGGCTTATGTTTTTTCAAACTTTCCACAGTATTGTAACCCCACGCTACTGACGCTATATCTATCCCCGTATTTTTTGCAGCATGTATATCCCTTATTTCATCTCCCACATAAAGAACGTCTTTCAAATCCAATTTTTCTTTTTTTATTACTTTTTTCAACTTAGATTCTTTTCCGAACATGGATGAACTTGCAATGAAATCAAAAATATCCGCATTTTGTTCTTCTAAAAACATCTGAACGTTTGTCTTTGAATTAGTGGTAATAATTGCCGTACTTATTCCCATAGACTTTAGTACTGAAACTGTATTGAATATATCGTGCTTGCATGGTTTAATGTTCCTTATGTCGTGTTTTAAAAGTTTTTTCCCTCTTTTAAGAATAAAAGGCAGGTATCTTTTCTTAAGCTCCACATAAGCCATCAATTCTCTTGCGCTCATTTTCTTGATATGCCCTAATTCATCTATGGTAATATTTCGCAAATTATATTTTTCCGCCAGCTTCTGATATATAACAAAATTAACTTCTTCAGTATCTGCCAACGTTCCATCGAAATCAAATAATACATATTTATATTTCACCATAATCCATCCTTAATCTAATTTATCCATAAATAATAGCATAATACAAGTACTTGTTCAACTATATTATATTTTATCTATCCAGTCAATTTTTAATTTATAAATTTTTTTGCAATTTTAAAAAACTCCTTGTTAAGGAGTTTTTATGTTACAATGATTTCATAATTTTACTGCATCCGTTTTTTATAAAGCTCATATATTCCTGTTCTTCAATCAGATTTGGGTAAGTAACCTCAGGTACATGCTCGTTTAAAAATTCTATTATCTTTTCTTTAGAATTTTTGATACTAATACTGCCGAGCTCCTTTAAATTTATATTACTGTTAAATTCAACTATTTCTTTAATATACTTTTCAAAGAAGTTATTTATAGCTTTATTATCATAATATCTCAAAATTGTTCCTACTGCCGCACCCAGTTCATCATCACTCAAATCCACACTGTTGTGAAGAGTGAGCTTGCTTGCATTAAATTTATAGTATTCATCAAACCACAAGTGACAGTAGTATCCCAATATGAATGACTTCTGAACATTATTAAGTTTATTTAGATTAAACTTTTCATAAAATTCTCGAACGTCTATATTGCCATCCTCATCAAATGTATGCATCTCCTCAAAATCATCTTCGGTGATTGTGTCCGGCGACATCATACCTATGATAAAGCTGGGAACATGAATACCTGCTTTAAAATTTTCTATAAACAATTTACCAAAGTGCATGTTGGTACTTATTGGCGGCATTTGTATTTTTAACTCCTTTTAAAATATTCTCGTATATTATACCAAAATAATAAAAGTTTGTACAGTAATATTTATGATAATGCGATCTCAGGAGGTTCTGTGGTTTCTCCGGTTTTTGGATTAACAAATGCAAGCCAGTAACCATGTTTGTCATAATTATCCTTATTGCTGTATGACCAATTTTTGAAACCCGTCACCCCTTTGTAAGGCTGTTCTTCCTTGGAAAATTCGCCAGGAATTCCATATACAAACTTGATAACATCACCTTTTTCTTTATATACACCAAAAATATAATGCCCGTATTTTTTCATGAGACTGCTGCACGTGGTTACACGATTTGACATTGGATATGGATAGTACGAGCTGACTATTTGATTATAATACGGCAGGAATCCATTTTTAATTCCCGATTCATCATATGGTATGTACCACCAATAAAAGCTCTTTATTTTTACAGATAACGGCTCGACCTGTTTATACTCTTTTAAAATATTATATAGGCTCTCGTCAAATTTATTTCTGTACTTCCTCGACTGTGCTTCTGCCGGAATGTCTTTTTCTTTCTTACTATTTTCATCTATATTGATAGCAGAATTTACGGTTGTCTTTTTCATATTGTCTTTTTTACGTGAAGCTTCTTCTATTTTTGATTGCTCTCCATCAACTTTATCTGATTTTTCTATTATTTCTTTGGTTTCTTCTGTTTTGTGCGAAGCCTCTTCTATTTTTGATTGCTCTTCATCAAATTTATCTGGTTTTTCTATTATTTCTTTGGTTTCTTCTGTTTTCTGTTTTTCCGTCAATTCGTTTTGTTTTTTTCTGTCGTCTGTTTTGTTTGCAACGTCAGGAACTTCTACTTTCTCATTTGCAGTTTTATTGGAAAGTTTATCTTCATCCGCTTTTTCAGAAATCGATTTGCTTTCTTCTACGGTATCTCCCTCAATAACAATATCATCTTCATCCAGTTCTAGTTTTTTTATATGCTCGACAGATGTTGCATTAAACAAGTTTGTGTACATAGATATTTTTTTGTCCTTTACTACAGCACAAACATTGTAATCTTCAATTGCATTGTTATTTCCAAATGTCAACAGCTTTTTGAGCATACCTTTTTTGTTATTAATTTCGCCAAGTTTTATTTTGTTATCCCTATCCTTATACAAATATACTTCGCTGCTTGTTTTTGCATCACCTAAA
Above is a window of Sedimentibacter sp. MB35-C1 DNA encoding:
- a CDS encoding response regulator transcription factor, which translates into the protein MRLVYCVEDDAGIRELITLALKTADFEIIGFEEAGSFYAQMKKKTPDLILLDLMLPKTDGMTILNDLKKDANYSHIPVIIITAKSMELDKVKGLESGADDFITKPFGILELLARVKAVLRRSGKKDNEDLVSEYNGLVLDYNKRTLSYNDNPITLTYKEFELLHYLMLNRGIVLSRDRILQEVWGYDYEGETRTVDMHVKTIRQKLDVAGCSNFIITVRGVGYKFEETVTE
- the pstB gene encoding phosphate ABC transporter ATP-binding protein PstB produces the protein MASKSKIKIENVDLYYGDFHALKNINMQVLENEITAFIGPSGCGKSTLLKSLNRMNDLIEGVKITGKMSLDGVDIYKSMDPTILRKRVGMVFQKPNPFPMSIYENVAYGPKTHGVKSKSKLDDIVEESLRSAAMWDEVKDRLKKNALGLSGGQQQRLCIARAFSVNPEVILLDEPTSALDPISTMKIEDLLVDIKKNYTIIIVTHNMQQATRISDKTGFFLHGEVVEFDKTEKLFSMPKNKKTEDYITGRFG
- the nhaC gene encoding Na+/H+ antiporter NhaC, whose protein sequence is MSKVPKQKKEATLGISIIPVVITVALIGVGIFKYGADVHIPLVMGSAIATLIAVYGLGFTWKEIEEGIVNSISGTMQAILILAIIGVLIGTWIGGGIVPTMIYYGLQILSPTFFLAASVLLCSVVSLATGSSWTTAGTVGVALIGVAQGLGISVPLAAGAIISGAYFGDKISPLSDTTNLAPGMAGAELFDHIKHMLYTTSVSYAITLVIFIFIGLQYRGAVLDTTEINGILNAISEVYIINPLLLLVPVIVIVLVAMRVPALPGLIIGCVLGAICTAFQGGDLGYILDIAGYGTVSETGHAVVDELLTNGGMQNMMWTISLIMCALTFGGILEKSGMMAAIANKLLLLAKSTGSLVLVTAITCLFVNFLCGDQYLAIALPGKMYRNTYRERGLSPRNLSRILEDSGTVTSALIPWNTCGATMSTFLGVPTISYIPYAFFNILSPIISVTFAFLGITIMTLEEDPTSEQYVKPMKYKKSPRELEEYVQSYQNTHGMNA
- the pstC gene encoding phosphate ABC transporter permease subunit PstC, producing the protein MHKNEPSVTMASYRIKENLMQAVFFLSALVSVIAVIAICLFLLLRGIPAIAEIGFVDFILNEKWGPTNTPASYGILSMIVGSLYVTAGAIVIGVPIGLMCAVFMAEFCPPKVYKIVKPAVNLLAGIPSIIYGFFGMQIVVPYVREYFGGNGFSIMSSSIILGIMILPTIISISESSIKAVPYSYKEGALGLGATKEETVFKVVVPAAKSGILTSIILGIGRAVGETMAVVMVAGNAVMPLDKIELLKPIRTLTTNIVTEMSYASGLHESSLIATGVVLFVFIIILNTALALIKSKSVRN
- the phoU gene encoding phosphate signaling complex protein PhoU, whose amino-acid sequence is MRNRFDAELEKLNLELIKMGSLIETSIEASAKALMHQDLEQIKKVKELEVEIDEMEKTIESHCLKLLLQQQPVASDLRIIGTALKMITDMERIGDNAEDIAEISGFMVNQKFIKDLVHIPQMADATIGMVKKSVDAFVGKDKELALEVCREDDKVDELFRIIKKELIEKIQEKEENGEQALDLLMIAKYFERIGDHAENIAEWVIFSITGEHKTR
- a CDS encoding sensor domain-containing diguanylate cyclase, which translates into the protein MNFRRKYEDELNKLKENENNIDFFRNLLSARHNNYFMKEIIEGLLKFSKEHNLNSVNAWAYYFLGWYNFDKSNYNKSTECFLTSYDVFERIKNKDGLIYACNGLTNVYCQIGQFKLANEWGLKGISLCEEMDNKDALVILLINTGINYIEMKYFEKGREIFHSLEIMDYELSSTHQISCNLAMAEIEINIGESSKALSYIEKSLKIESDIKLITDMCEIYKLTAMAYVKLNLYDMAEKSFKKSYDFAVDNNFVYEKYSSMVEWSKLNVLVGRKQKAIYLLNEVIEICRSKELNVLLRESYNILYGIYKESGMLDKALECLENYILVDDKMYDYEQNQLMAKMNFKHTKREADQYKSLYGKTELLSTIGQKIISNLNIKSIVDIINEEINKLLEADYFGIVVYDNEKDKATYYFAGEGFEIKEVVSYKESAYNFFGYYCVKNKKDIIIGNLDKEYNQYINNEPIDVGKTYENGKSYMNSLIYTPMIINDKVVGVMTAQSKEHNAYDRNDLHTLKILANYSAIAIENAISYKKIEDLATYDNLTSFLSKFEIIRLGEIIFDKYKDSNLGFSVTMIDIDNFKSVNDTYGHVVGDSVLAMVARVISSCIRNTDYIGRYGGDEFLLICPGLGEPEAVDVAERIRYAVENKVFELGKGIVVSVTISLGVHEYKEKDLSFIDVLNLADKNLYCAKGNNRNLVVCC
- the pstA gene encoding phosphate ABC transporter permease PstA, translated to MKEKIKAEKYLKKRKIASMIMKAMVWFCGILTVGILIYILLFILLRGIPNITMEFLFGEYNSESLSAFSSIVTTMEMIIISLVIAVPMGVFCAIYLTEYSKRGNKVVKVIRVAVDTLAGIPSIVYGLFGMILFVNLLGFRASVLSGICTVSIMILPVIISSSEEAIKSVPDTYREGSLGLGASRLRTVFKIVLPAAMPGILSGVILAIGRIVGETAALIFTSGTNIFKNPTFDLFASQRTLSIHMYMLASDGLPHSKDMAFATGAILILIVFMVNYATTKLAGKIGRMSNGK